The Halovivax ruber XH-70 genome includes the window AGTTCGTCGTGGCGGTGTTCGCGCTGGCCACCGGAGACGAGTTCCATGCGCGGGTGCATGAGGTCGAAGCCGGTCGAGAGCTGTTCGTCCTCGTCGTGGTCCATGATGTAGAACGGCTTGATCTCGCTTGGCCAGTCGGTGATGAAGTAGTGGCCGCCGACGTCGTCGCCGAGGGCCTTCTCGCCCTCGGTGGGGAGGTCGTCGCCCCAGACGAGTTGCTCGTCGAGTTCGCCCGTCGCGTTGATGCGCTCGATGGCTTCTTCGTAGGACAGTCGCGGGAAGCCCTCGTCGGGTGCCTCGAACTCCTCGGCGAGGCCGAGCGTCTCGAGTTCGTCGGCGCAGTTTTCGGCGACGGCTTCGTAGGCGGCGACGACGACCTCTTCGGCGACGTCCATCGCGTCGGACTGGTCGCAGAAGGCGCCCTCGAAGTCGATCGAGGTCGCCTCGTTAAGATGCCGCGGCGTGTTGTGCTCTTCCGCGCGGAAGATCGGCCCAATCTCGAAGACGCGCTCGACGTTCGAGCCTGCGATCAGCTGCTTGAACAGCTGGGGCGACTGGTTCATGAACGCCTCCTCGCCGAAGTAGGTGATCGGGAACAGCTCCGTGCCACCCTCGGTGCCGGTGGCGACGATCTTCGGCGTCGTGATCTCCGTAGCGCGCAGGTCGCGGAAGCGCTCACGGACGGCCCGGAGAATCTCCGCGCGGATGGTGAAGACCGCCTGTACCTCGGGTTTCCGGAGATCGAGCGTCCGGTTGTCGAGTCGTGTCGAAAGCTCGGCGTCGACCTTTCCGGACGGATCGAGCGGGAGCTCCGGATCGGCGTCGGAGATGATCTCGACCGATTCGGGTGTCACTTCGACGCCCGTGGGAGCGCGTGGCTCCTCTTCGACGTCGCCGGTGACCGAGATGACGCTCTCGCGAGACACGCCGAGACCGGTCTCGACGAGGTCGTCGTCCATCTCGTCCTTCTCGAACTTGATCTGAATCTTCCCCGAGACGTCTCGGA containing:
- the aspS gene encoding aspartate--tRNA(Asn) ligase, with translation MQDRTYTADAEPGESATVAGWVHEIRDLGGIAFIILRDVSGKIQIKFEKDEMDDDLVETGLGVSRESVISVTGDVEEEPRAPTGVEVTPESVEIISDADPELPLDPSGKVDAELSTRLDNRTLDLRKPEVQAVFTIRAEILRAVRERFRDLRATEITTPKIVATGTEGGTELFPITYFGEEAFMNQSPQLFKQLIAGSNVERVFEIGPIFRAEEHNTPRHLNEATSIDFEGAFCDQSDAMDVAEEVVVAAYEAVAENCADELETLGLAEEFEAPDEGFPRLSYEEAIERINATGELDEQLVWGDDLPTEGEKALGDDVGGHYFITDWPSEIKPFYIMDHDEDEQLSTGFDLMHPRMELVSGGQREHRHDELVAGFEQQGLDPDQFEYYTKMFKYGMPPHAGFGLGGERLIMTLLGLDNIREAVLFPRDRQRLSP